Proteins from one Deinococcus sp. AB2017081 genomic window:
- a CDS encoding ATP-dependent helicase, whose translation MTTAPDLLNALNPTQAQAADHYTGPALVIAGAGSGKTRTLIYRIAHLIAHYGVQPGEILAVTFTNKAAAEMRERASHLVPGASDLWMSTFHSAGVRILRAYGEHIGLRRGFVIYDDDDQLDLLKEIMGSIPGIGPDTTPRTLRGILDRAKSNLQTPDDLDRAYEPYISGIPKDAAAEAYRRYETRKKGQNAIDFGDLITETVRLFREVPGVLNAVQNRAKFIHVDEYQDTNKAQYELTRLLASRDRNLLVVGDPDQSIYKFRGADIQNILDFQKDYPDAKVYMLEHNYRSSARVLGIANRLIEKNTERLDKTLRAVKEDGHPVVFHRATDHRAEGDFVAEWLTRLHNVEGRKFSEMAILYRTNAQSRVMEESLRRVQIPAKIVGGVGFYDRREIKDILAYARLAINPSDDVALRRIIGRPKRGIGDTALEKLLDWARIQGVSLLQACARAADDGILDRGAQKAVDFAHLMAAMSEAAENYEPAPFLRYVIETSGYLDLLKAEGQEGQVRVENLEELVNAAEEWSQDNEGTIQDFLDDAALLSSVDDMRTRQENKGTPEDAVTLMTMHNAKGLEFPVVFIVGAEEGLLPSKGALVEAGGIEEERRLFYVGITRAMDRLFLTAAENRMQYGKTNSAEDSRFLEELGDGFDTIDPYGQVVEYRAKTWKQYRPTVPASPSAVKNTSPMTEGMAYRGGEKVRHPKFGEGQVLAVAGMGERQEVTVHFPSAGTKKLLVKFANLSPV comes from the coding sequence GTGACCACCGCGCCGGATCTCCTCAACGCGCTCAACCCCACCCAGGCCCAGGCGGCCGACCACTACACCGGCCCCGCCCTGGTGATCGCCGGTGCCGGCAGCGGCAAGACCCGCACCCTGATCTACCGCATCGCCCACCTCATCGCCCACTACGGCGTGCAGCCGGGCGAGATCCTCGCCGTGACCTTCACCAACAAGGCCGCCGCCGAGATGCGCGAGCGCGCCAGCCACCTCGTCCCCGGTGCCAGTGACCTGTGGATGAGCACCTTCCACTCCGCCGGCGTCCGCATCCTGCGCGCGTACGGCGAGCACATCGGCCTCCGGCGCGGCTTCGTCATCTACGACGACGACGACCAGCTCGACCTCCTCAAGGAGATCATGGGGAGCATCCCCGGGATCGGGCCGGACACCACCCCCCGCACCCTGCGCGGCATCCTTGACCGCGCCAAGAGCAACCTGCAGACCCCCGACGACCTCGACCGCGCCTATGAACCGTACATCAGCGGCATTCCCAAGGACGCCGCCGCCGAGGCCTACCGCCGCTACGAGACGCGCAAGAAGGGCCAGAACGCCATCGATTTCGGCGACCTCATCACCGAGACCGTGCGCCTGTTCCGCGAGGTGCCCGGTGTCCTGAACGCCGTGCAGAACCGCGCGAAGTTCATTCACGTCGACGAGTACCAGGACACCAACAAGGCGCAGTACGAGCTGACGCGGCTGCTGGCCTCCAGAGACCGGAACCTGCTGGTCGTCGGGGATCCCGACCAGTCGATCTACAAGTTCCGCGGTGCCGACATCCAGAACATCCTCGATTTCCAGAAGGACTACCCCGATGCGAAGGTGTACATGCTGGAGCACAATTACCGCTCCAGCGCCCGCGTGCTCGGCATCGCCAACCGCCTGATCGAGAAGAACACCGAGCGGCTCGACAAGACCCTGCGGGCTGTCAAGGAGGACGGGCACCCGGTCGTGTTCCACCGCGCCACCGACCACCGCGCCGAGGGGGATTTCGTGGCCGAGTGGCTCACCCGGCTGCACAACGTCGAGGGCCGGAAGTTCAGTGAGATGGCGATCCTGTACCGCACGAACGCCCAGTCCCGCGTGATGGAGGAGAGTCTGCGCCGCGTGCAGATCCCCGCGAAGATCGTCGGGGGCGTCGGCTTCTACGACCGCCGCGAGATCAAGGACATCCTCGCCTACGCCCGCCTCGCCATCAACCCGAGCGACGACGTCGCCCTGCGCCGCATCATCGGGCGACCCAAACGCGGCATCGGCGACACGGCGCTGGAGAAGCTGCTCGACTGGGCGCGCATCCAGGGGGTCAGCCTGCTTCAGGCATGCGCCCGCGCGGCCGACGACGGCATCCTCGACCGGGGCGCTCAGAAGGCGGTGGACTTCGCTCATCTCATGGCCGCCATGAGCGAGGCCGCCGAGAACTATGAGCCCGCCCCCTTCCTGCGCTACGTCATCGAGACGAGCGGCTACCTCGACCTCCTGAAGGCCGAGGGTCAGGAGGGCCAGGTGCGCGTCGAGAACCTCGAGGAACTCGTGAACGCCGCCGAGGAATGGTCGCAGGACAACGAGGGCACGATTCAGGACTTCCTCGACGACGCCGCGCTGCTCTCCAGCGTCGACGACATGCGCACCAGGCAGGAGAATAAGGGCACCCCCGAGGACGCCGTCACCCTCATGACCATGCACAACGCCAAGGGCCTCGAATTCCCCGTGGTGTTCATCGTCGGCGCAGAAGAAGGTCTGCTGCCCAGCAAGGGAGCCCTCGTCGAGGCCGGCGGCATCGAGGAGGAACGCCGCCTGTTCTACGTGGGCATCACCCGCGCCATGGATCGCCTGTTCCTCACCGCCGCCGAGAACCGCATGCAGTACGGCAAGACCAACAGCGCCGAGGACAGCCGATTTCTGGAGGAGCTGGGGGACGGCTTCGACACCATCGACCCCTACGGGCAGGTCGTCGAGTACCGCGCCAAGACGTGGAAACAGTACCGGCCCACCGTGCCCGCCTCGCCCAGCGCCGTCAAGAACACCAGCCCCATGACCGAGGGCATGGCGTACCGCGGCGGGGAGAAGGTGCGCCACCCGAAGTTCGGCGAGGGGCAGGTGCTGGCGGTCGCGGGCATGGGGGAGCGGCAGGAGGTCACGGTGCACTTCCCGTCGGCGGGAACGAAGAAACTGCTGGTGAAGTTCGCGAACCTGTCACCGGTGTGA
- a CDS encoding NUDIX domain-containing protein: MTDVRLPVGDVQFSVRAAVLCVRDGHLLTNTGVDERGDPFWFPLGGALGTGQDAVTAAAREWAEETGWPAGPLTLAGIGESVFIKDGRPHHELTFYSRMDAPAGFPTGAFGVLDDDRFTCEWLPLTALGTRPRLEAQVRAMLDAPPGTLAHVVQREDGWAAPPGTPDVRFPLGGLKFSVRVAIVCVRGDRVLTNSADGLPFHFLPGGALGAGEDTATAAAREWSEETGVPPGPLRLVGVVENFFGPPDKRQHELGFYYRMDAPDTLPDTPFAVKDNGDVTCQWVPVAEWAQTPVYPLAAASLLDVPAGECKHIVSRG, translated from the coding sequence GTGACCGACGTCCGCCTGCCCGTGGGCGACGTGCAGTTCAGCGTGAGGGCGGCCGTGCTGTGCGTGCGGGACGGCCATCTCCTGACGAACACCGGCGTGGACGAGCGCGGCGACCCCTTCTGGTTCCCGCTGGGCGGCGCGCTGGGCACCGGGCAGGACGCCGTGACGGCCGCGGCCCGCGAGTGGGCCGAGGAGACCGGCTGGCCCGCCGGGCCCCTCACTCTCGCCGGCATCGGCGAGAGCGTCTTTATCAAGGACGGCCGGCCCCACCACGAGCTCACGTTCTACTCGCGCATGGACGCGCCCGCCGGGTTCCCCACCGGAGCCTTCGGCGTGCTCGACGACGACCGCTTCACGTGCGAGTGGCTGCCCCTGACCGCCCTGGGCACGCGGCCCCGCCTGGAAGCCCAGGTGCGCGCCATGCTGGACGCCCCGCCGGGCACGCTGGCCCACGTCGTGCAGCGCGAGGACGGCTGGGCGGCCCCACCCGGCACGCCCGACGTCCGCTTCCCGCTGGGCGGCCTGAAGTTCAGCGTCCGGGTGGCCATCGTGTGCGTGCGCGGCGACCGCGTGCTCACGAACAGCGCGGACGGCCTGCCGTTCCACTTCCTGCCCGGCGGGGCCCTCGGCGCGGGCGAGGACACCGCCACCGCCGCCGCCCGCGAGTGGAGCGAGGAGACCGGCGTGCCCCCCGGCCCCCTGCGCCTCGTGGGCGTGGTCGAGAACTTCTTCGGCCCGCCGGACAAACGCCAGCACGAGCTCGGCTTCTACTACCGCATGGACGCCCCGGACACCCTGCCGGACACGCCGTTCGCCGTGAAGGACAACGGCGACGTGACGTGCCAGTGGGTGCCCGTGGCCGAGTGGGCGCAGACCCCGGTGTACCCCCTCGCCGCCGCGTCGCTGCTGGACGTGCCGGCTGGCGAATGCAAGCACATCGTCAGCCGGGGGTGA